Genomic segment of Ktedonobacteraceae bacterium:
TTTGATCCCCATTCGGGTCGGGCAGGCCCTGCCGCCGGAAATAGGCATTGAAGCGCAGTTCTGCCGGCCAGACGGCTGCATCGAGAGATGGATTCTGGATTTCTTCAGCAACAGGCCAGTCCTGGCGAGGATTGCCATGTTCGTCACGCCACAGAATGGGGTAGGTTGTCGCGCTATATTCGGCCTCCGACCCTTCAGACGAGGAACACGTGGCATCGCCGGGACGACACTGGTAAGCAAACACATCACCGCTATGATTGAGTACAATATCGAAGATGACATAAATATTCAGGGCATGGGCCGCGTCAACCAGCGCCCGCAGTTCCTGCTCGGCCACATCGGGGCTTGAGGCGAAGCGTGGCTCGATGCGCAGAAAATCCTGGATCCCGTAGCCGTGATAGCTGCCCTGCGAGTACTGGCAGTTTTTGAGAACCGGGGAGAGCCAGATCGCTCCCACGCCCAGGTTCTTCAAATAGGGAAGCTGCTCTCGCACGCCATTGAAGGTGCCGCCCTGGAATTGTCCGTAGATACTATCATAGGGCATCTGGCGCGGCGGGGCGGTGGGATTGTTGAAGCGGTCGAGCATGAGAAAATAAATCCAGGAGTCACGCCAGTCCTGGGGCGAAGGAAACGCCGGTGCAATTTCGATGCTGCGCCTATCCAGCATAATTTGCCTGCGAGTTCGCGTTCGCGCGCTCTCCATGGCGCTCTGAATATCTGGATGCCATACGCTTGCTAGCATGGTTTTTCTTTCTCGCTTTCTTCCTGTATGTGAGCCGAGCTCCTTCCCCTTCGTTGCTCAGGGCTTCGGCTTCTTGCGCTCAGAATGACATGGTGCGGGGCATGTCATTCTGAGCGAAGCGAAGAATCTCTACCCGCACTTGCTCATGCCGCTGGCATTATAGCATACATACAATCGCTGCCTGGTTCCTCGGTTTTGAGTTTTCGAATCCTGCCCATGACGCCTTAATAGCGCTTCTATCGTATTCTACTTTAGGAGCATCAGGAGACCGGAAGGCCGATGTCTCAATTGAGGAAGCAATCAGGGCATCCCGGAAGAGCTTTTAACCGGTGAGGTAAACGATGAATGAGAGCAAAAATAGCTTGAGAATATCCTATGCGTTGTGCTGTGTGGTGGTCATCGCGCTATTCCTGGCGGCATGTAGCGGGCCTACGACCACTTCGAGCAGCCAGACCTATACGGTAAATGTGAAGGTGGTGAAAGGCCAGGATAATGCGACGGTTGTACTGCTGCCCGTCATGATACATGGTCACGGGCCGTTTACGTTCGCGCTTGATACCGGCGCCAGCATCTCTTTAATTGCTCCTTCGCTTGTCAGACGGTTTGGGCTGCAAGCAGCAGGTTCCAGCCAGTCAATCAGCGGGATTGGCGGCGTGCAGCAGGCGACGCCGGTGTCCATATCCAATTGGAGTACCGGTTCTATCCATTTGCCATCAGCAGTCATTGTGTCGGCCTCCATTCCTCATGAGCGTGGAAGCGGTTTTGTCGGGCTGCTTGGCTCTGATATATGGAGCCGCTTTGGCAAGTTTACCCTCGACTATAGCGGTGGCACGCTCACAGTCTATAAGCAGATAGCCACATCTTCTGATAGCATCCCAGCCGTTTCTAGCGGGCAAATTCGCGTAGTGAGGCTGGCAGCGGCATCCATTGATAGGTGGCGCCGCAGTCCGGCATGATCTGTTGCTCCTGGAGCAATCGCGGATAGCTACGAACCCAGGATCGAGCCATAGCCGCTGGCGACAGCCTGGCCGATGCTGTTAAGCTGGGTGGGAGCTGCTCCGCCACCTGGGACGAGGTCGTTTGCGCCAAAGTAACAGGCTTCGACGTCGTTTTGTTGCAAGAATGGGATCATTACGCTGGGATCAGGTTTGCCGGGTTTGCCACCCCATTCGCCGACGATAAAGGCGTCACCATGAGTGTGGACGAAGGAGACGAGAGAGGTGGTATTGCTCGGGGTCCAGTGCGCCGCGTAAATATGCGTATCAAACATGAGATTTTTTTGCGTGTACATGGGATATTGACCGGACATGATCTGCTGCAGGCCGTTTTCGTAGACCATGACGATGGAATTAGGCGCGTATTGCCGCACCGTGTCGATGCGCTGATTCATGTACTGGAAGTAGGTCTGCGTGCTGATACCACTGACTTCTTTGGGCGAGGGTTCGTTCCACACGTCAAAGATGATCTGTGGGTCATTACTGTA
This window contains:
- a CDS encoding retropepsin-like aspartic protease; translated protein: MNESKNSLRISYALCCVVVIALFLAACSGPTTTSSSQTYTVNVKVVKGQDNATVVLLPVMIHGHGPFTFALDTGASISLIAPSLVRRFGLQAAGSSQSISGIGGVQQATPVSISNWSTGSIHLPSAVIVSASIPHERGSGFVGLLGSDIWSRFGKFTLDYSGGTLTVYKQIATSSDSIPAVSSGQIRVVRLAAASIDRWRRSPA